Proteins encoded within one genomic window of Diceros bicornis minor isolate mBicDic1 chromosome X, mDicBic1.mat.cur, whole genome shotgun sequence:
- the LOC131400467 gene encoding melanoma-associated antigen B1-like codes for MPRGQNSKLRAREKRRQARDETQGPRGALATAAEVRESPTSPVSGGTPPSSPAAGCPQKPQGAPAARSRAAGVSHPRSHVGAKSQVEESENSSQASTSTQSPHDDLLTRKVGLLMEFLLDKYQMKEPIKRVDMLRLVHKRYREHFPEILRRVSERIELVFGLYLKEVRPIGLCYTLVGKLDLREDGSLSDDWGFPKSGLLMPLLGVIFLSGNRAPEEEIWEFLNMLGVYDGRRHFIFGEPRKVITQDLVQEKYLEYRQVPNSAPPRYEFRWGPRAHAETSKMKVLEFVAKVYGTVPSAFPSYYEEALRDGAERARARPAARAATTAKASARSRATSSRYSHPK; via the coding sequence ATGCCTCGAGGTCAGAATAGTAAGCTCCGTGCACGTGAGAAACGTCGTCAGGCGCGGGATGAGACCCAGGGTCCTAGGGGTGCtctggccactgcagcagaggtcAGAGAGTCCCCCACCTCCCCTGTGTCTGGGGGTACCCCCCCGAGCTCCCCTGCTGCTGGCTGTCCCCAGaagcctcagggagccccagccgCTAGGTCTCGTGCTGCAGGTGTTTCACACCCAAGATCTCATGTGGGTGCCAAGAGTCAAGTTGAGGAAAGTGAAAAttcctcccaggcctcaacctcCACTCAGAGCCCTCACGATGATCTTCTAACCAGGAAGGTGGGGCTGTTGATGGAATTCCTGCTGGACAAGTATCAAATGAAGGAGCCCATTAAGAGGGTAGACATGCTGAGGCTTGTCCACAAGAGGTACAGGGAGCACTTCCCTGAGATCCTCAGGAGAGTCTCTGAACGCATAGAGCTGGTCTTTGGCCTTTACTTGAAGGAAGTCAGGCCCATTGGCCTCTGCTATACCCTCGTCGGCAAGCTAGACCTCCGCGAAGATGGAAGTCTGAGCGACGACTGGGGATTTCCTAAGAGTGGGCTTCTGATGCCTCTCCTGGGTGTCATCTTCTTGAGTGGCAACCGCGCCCCTGAGGAGGAGATCTGGGAATTCCTGAATATGTTGGGCGTCTATGATGGAAGAAGGCACTTTATCTTCGGGGAGCCCAGGAAGGTCATCACCCAAGATTTGGTGCAGGAAAAGTACCTGGAGTATCGTCAAGTGCCCAACAGTGCTCCTCCACGCTATGAGTTCCGGTGGGGCCCCAGAGCCCATGCTGAAACCAGCAAGATGAAAGTCCTAGAGTTTGTGGCCAAAGTCTATGGTACGGTTCCCAGTGCCTTTCCATCCTATTATGAAGAGGCTTTGAGAGATGGGGCAGAGAGAGCCCGAGCCAGGCCCGCAGCCAGGGCTGCCACTACTGCCAAGGCCAGTGCACGTTCCAGGGCCACATCCAGCCGATACTCTCACCCCAAGTGA